One window of Mangrovibacterium diazotrophicum genomic DNA carries:
- a CDS encoding glycoside hydrolase family 3 N-terminal domain-containing protein, with product MKKLIFLFGILFTLAGQCLAQFNTQNPEQEQWVDSVFQSLTPDQRIAQLIWINAYADDKVEAQMKVADLVKKYNLGGVIFFTGNPEKQVQLTNLYQSVAQTPLLIAMDAEWGVGMRLYGVTSFPYNMMMGASYDPELVEQATNQMAQQMKRLGVQVSFGPVADINTQPLNPIIGMRSFGESPKEVTELSLAYAKGLQKNGIIAVAKHFPGHGDTQADSHLTLPLVPYDRARLDSVELYPFKHMVEQGVTGIMSAHLHVPHLDDHDGIPSSLSPKVITGILRDEWSFDGLVVTDAMNMGGAKAFGEPGELEALALKAGNDVVEFPKDFVVALEGIKKALKEGKLTWAEIDEKCHRVLKAKYWAGLADYSPLSAKNLMADLNSPEVELAKRKMIEASITLLENKNEILPLQGLDTLTVACVAVGRTEETPFQKMLGKYTKTTNFFLPERFTAEQLAELKTRLKDYNLVVAGVHLYEAKRRHSMQVGNMQAVKPERPYGLTDETEALLEYLGTEKKAVEVFFSSPYALAEVKDFKAPAGLIMAYQNDTLVQELSAQLIFGGIGAKGKLPVSLGNYYRAGDGIQLDGVGRLKYTIAEEAGMSSARLSHRIDSIANDAIAQQATPGCSVFAVKDGKVIFSKTYGYHTFDKRIPVSEDDLYDLASVTKVSAATAAVLKLTDEGMIDLDDRFSDYWTDWRKGLFHRSNKEDLGWREILAHRSGLIPYIQYWKETMKDKEQLIEKWYMPQSEDGYSLEVAPGLFLKDKFKKTVYRDIRLSSINPPGKYVYSGITFLLIPELTEKLSGKSYVEFLDDNYYKPLGAYHVTYKPLEKYSKDQIIPTEYDSLYRKQLVQGTVHDEAAAVMGGVSGNAGLFANANDLAKMVQMYMQMGSYGGRQYLSEATMKEFTRYQFPEENNRRGLGFDKPLVNNKEVDAEDSYPCPGASPESFGHSGFTGTFIWADPKYKLVYVFLSNRVYPTRDNNLLGKLNVRTNILQVFYDEINGDL from the coding sequence ATGAAGAAACTGATCTTCCTGTTTGGAATATTATTTACGCTAGCCGGGCAGTGTCTGGCGCAATTCAATACGCAAAACCCGGAGCAGGAGCAATGGGTAGATTCTGTATTTCAATCGCTAACACCCGATCAGCGCATTGCGCAATTGATTTGGATAAATGCTTATGCTGATGATAAAGTCGAGGCGCAAATGAAGGTTGCCGACCTCGTTAAAAAATACAACCTGGGTGGGGTAATCTTCTTTACCGGAAACCCGGAGAAACAGGTTCAGTTGACCAATTTGTACCAGTCGGTAGCTCAAACACCGCTGTTGATTGCAATGGACGCGGAGTGGGGCGTTGGGATGCGACTTTACGGCGTAACCAGCTTCCCGTACAACATGATGATGGGGGCATCGTACGATCCGGAGTTAGTTGAACAAGCCACCAACCAAATGGCGCAGCAAATGAAACGTCTGGGTGTTCAGGTGAGCTTTGGACCCGTTGCCGACATTAACACGCAGCCGCTGAACCCGATTATTGGAATGCGCTCTTTCGGTGAATCTCCCAAGGAAGTGACCGAATTGAGCCTTGCCTATGCGAAAGGCCTGCAGAAGAATGGCATTATTGCGGTTGCAAAGCACTTCCCCGGACACGGCGATACACAGGCCGACTCGCATCTGACTTTACCGTTGGTTCCCTATGATCGCGCTCGGTTGGATTCGGTGGAGCTTTACCCGTTTAAACATATGGTTGAGCAAGGGGTGACCGGCATCATGTCGGCGCATTTGCATGTACCGCATCTTGATGATCACGATGGAATTCCGTCCAGCTTATCGCCCAAAGTTATTACTGGAATTTTGCGTGACGAGTGGTCCTTTGATGGCCTGGTGGTAACCGACGCGATGAACATGGGAGGTGCCAAAGCATTTGGCGAACCCGGCGAGCTGGAAGCTTTGGCGTTGAAAGCAGGCAACGATGTTGTTGAGTTTCCGAAAGATTTTGTAGTTGCCTTGGAAGGAATCAAGAAGGCATTGAAGGAAGGCAAATTGACTTGGGCTGAAATTGACGAAAAGTGCCATCGTGTGCTAAAAGCTAAATACTGGGCCGGGTTGGCAGACTATTCTCCGCTGAGCGCGAAGAACCTGATGGCCGATTTGAACAGTCCGGAGGTAGAACTGGCAAAACGGAAGATGATTGAAGCATCCATCACTTTACTGGAAAATAAAAACGAAATTTTACCCCTTCAGGGATTAGATACCTTGACGGTTGCTTGCGTGGCGGTTGGAAGAACGGAGGAGACGCCTTTCCAAAAGATGTTAGGCAAGTACACCAAGACCACGAACTTCTTTTTACCGGAAAGATTTACTGCAGAGCAACTGGCTGAATTAAAAACAAGGCTGAAAGACTATAATTTGGTTGTTGCGGGTGTTCATTTGTACGAAGCCAAGCGCCGCCATTCGATGCAGGTGGGTAATATGCAGGCGGTAAAGCCTGAAAGGCCTTACGGACTGACCGACGAAACAGAAGCTTTGCTGGAATATTTGGGCACCGAAAAGAAAGCAGTTGAGGTGTTCTTTTCGAGCCCTTATGCATTGGCAGAAGTGAAAGATTTTAAAGCTCCGGCAGGCCTGATTATGGCTTACCAAAATGATACACTGGTGCAGGAGCTGTCGGCTCAACTGATTTTTGGAGGGATTGGTGCTAAAGGGAAATTGCCAGTATCGCTTGGCAATTATTATCGTGCAGGCGACGGCATTCAACTGGACGGCGTGGGCCGTTTGAAATACACCATTGCGGAGGAAGCTGGAATGAGCAGCGCCCGTTTAAGTCATCGGATCGATTCGATTGCCAATGACGCCATTGCACAACAAGCAACGCCCGGTTGCAGCGTGTTTGCTGTGAAGGATGGAAAAGTCATTTTCAGTAAAACATATGGTTATCATACCTTCGACAAGCGCATCCCGGTTTCCGAAGACGATTTGTACGACCTGGCTTCAGTGACCAAAGTCTCGGCAGCAACAGCTGCTGTTCTGAAACTGACAGATGAAGGGATGATTGACCTGGATGACCGGTTCTCGGATTACTGGACGGATTGGAGAAAAGGCCTGTTCCATCGCTCCAACAAGGAGGATCTGGGATGGCGCGAGATTTTGGCTCACCGCTCAGGTTTGATCCCTTACATCCAGTACTGGAAAGAGACCATGAAGGACAAAGAGCAGTTAATTGAAAAGTGGTACATGCCACAATCCGAAGACGGATATAGTTTGGAAGTTGCTCCGGGGCTATTCCTGAAAGATAAATTCAAGAAAACAGTCTATCGGGATATCCGCTTGTCGAGCATCAATCCTCCCGGAAAATATGTGTATAGCGGGATTACCTTCCTGTTGATCCCTGAGTTGACCGAAAAACTTTCAGGGAAATCCTATGTGGAGTTTCTGGATGACAACTACTACAAGCCGCTCGGGGCTTACCATGTGACTTACAAGCCGCTTGAAAAGTATAGTAAAGACCAGATTATCCCCACGGAATACGATTCGCTTTATCGTAAACAGTTGGTGCAAGGTACTGTGCACGACGAAGCCGCTGCTGTGATGGGCGGGGTTTCGGGTAATGCAGGTTTGTTCGCAAATGCCAATGATTTGGCGAAGATGGTTCAAATGTACATGCAAATGGGAAGCTATGGTGGCCGGCAATATTTGAGCGAGGCAACGATGAAAGAATTCACACGCTACCAGTTTCCGGAAGAAAATAATCGTCGCGGACTAGGTTTCGACAAACCATTGGTGAACAACAAAGAGGTTGATGCCGAAGACAGCTATCCTTGCCCCGGTGCCAGCCCCGAAAGTTTCGGCCATTCCGGTTTCACGGGTACATTTATCTGGGCTGATCCCAAATACAAACTCGTTTATGTGTTCCTGAGTAACCGGGTGTACCCAACGCGCGACAATAATTTGCTGGGCAAGTTGAATGTGCGGACAAATATTTTACAAGTGTTTTACGACGAGATTAACGGCGATTTGTAA
- a CDS encoding acyltransferase family protein: MKTTTRYLALDVLRGITIVGMITVNNPGSWAHIYSPLRHSEWNGCTPTDLVFPFFLFVVGVSMFFSFSKYGNVLNRESLIRLSRRTLLIFAIGLFFNSFPQWQKDFSHVRIMGVLQRIAVVYGISSLIVLTVGRKALPWVTAAILLAYWAILYFGGGSEPYSLEGNATIPFDMSILGENHMYKGFGIRFDPEGLLSTFPAIATALLGYMAGMLIKSRTKTQVPLMLILWGAAGIAIGWIWGIYFPINKPLWTSSYVIYAGGWASLVLGVLVWIIDVRSYEKWTSFFVVFGKNPLFIFSLSTFWAISLLRLIKLKTPEGDVQNGYNWLYTQVFEPLAGPINGSLLFALAHVVLFWLIGYVMYRNKIFIKV, from the coding sequence ATGAAAACAACAACGCGATATTTAGCACTTGATGTGCTTCGGGGGATAACAATCGTTGGAATGATTACCGTTAATAACCCTGGAAGTTGGGCGCACATTTACTCGCCTTTGCGACACTCGGAATGGAACGGTTGCACCCCGACCGACCTGGTTTTTCCATTTTTCCTTTTCGTAGTCGGCGTTTCCATGTTCTTTTCGTTTTCGAAATATGGAAATGTTTTAAATCGCGAGTCGCTGATTCGACTTTCCAGGAGAACCCTGCTGATTTTTGCCATCGGCTTATTTTTTAATTCGTTTCCGCAGTGGCAGAAGGACTTTTCGCATGTCCGGATTATGGGCGTATTGCAGCGGATTGCCGTGGTGTACGGGATATCGTCGTTGATTGTTCTTACAGTTGGCCGTAAAGCCTTGCCCTGGGTTACGGCTGCCATTTTGCTGGCTTATTGGGCAATTCTGTATTTCGGCGGAGGGTCCGAGCCATATAGCCTCGAGGGAAACGCAACAATTCCGTTTGATATGTCGATTCTGGGAGAAAATCACATGTACAAAGGATTCGGCATTCGTTTCGATCCGGAAGGGTTGCTGAGTACTTTCCCGGCTATCGCGACAGCCTTGCTGGGATACATGGCTGGGATGCTCATTAAGAGCCGAACCAAGACGCAAGTTCCGTTGATGTTGATTTTGTGGGGAGCAGCAGGGATTGCTATTGGTTGGATTTGGGGGATTTATTTTCCGATTAACAAACCTCTGTGGACCAGTTCGTATGTGATTTATGCCGGCGGATGGGCTTCACTTGTATTGGGCGTATTAGTCTGGATTATCGACGTCCGTTCGTACGAAAAATGGACTTCTTTCTTTGTTGTTTTCGGTAAAAACCCGTTGTTTATATTTTCGCTTTCTACCTTTTGGGCAATTTCGTTGCTTCGGCTGATTAAGTTGAAAACGCCCGAAGGAGATGTGCAAAACGGTTATAATTGGCTGTACACGCAGGTTTTCGAGCCGTTGGCGGGACCAATAAACGGCTCGTTGTTGTTCGCATTGGCGCACGTGGTGCTTTTTTGGCTGATTGGTTATGTGATGTATAGAAACAAAATATTTATCAAAGTCTAA
- a CDS encoding RagB/SusD family nutrient uptake outer membrane protein: MKRILKNIVMGLLVVSLSACDTEFSNPNQPNEENAYNSLAGFYAVCVGLRTHYSVTSLRYVIYVPGVTTREIGTTSTYQTPMDLTYGSTSLTNINTGVGSLWSALLKDKGQAEDLIGNVESITMEDGTRNGILAFAKYFKALTLCNLYQNFEEAPLMNSADGDAEFSDFDAGMAEIVSLLTEAKSAVASGLSSDFISNVMGNIDLESCIDALLSRAYLYQGDYTSCISTAQGIDLTMTSTFSYDNENYNPVYDFAVNGSPYLFPKDNFGLKGDYIPADGDGRYDFYLAAPDTVELAELGGATMKQIKGFFSTYSSEIPVYLPGEVLLNISEAYARSGQLTQAVTYLNEVLTKTNDVYGVEAGLEDQTDYLSSLSQADLLEEIYKNRCIELFFTGQRLADSRRFHPDLVITSGTDLTSERNRNYYPYPQEERDNNPNCPEDPEI; the protein is encoded by the coding sequence ATGAAAAGAATACTTAAAAATATAGTGATGGGTTTGTTGGTTGTCAGTTTGTCGGCATGCGACACGGAGTTCTCGAACCCCAACCAGCCCAATGAAGAGAACGCATACAACAGCCTTGCCGGTTTTTACGCGGTTTGCGTTGGCTTGCGCACGCATTACTCGGTAACTTCACTCCGGTATGTCATTTACGTTCCCGGTGTGACAACGCGCGAGATCGGTACAACCAGTACCTATCAAACACCGATGGACTTGACCTACGGAAGTACCTCGCTGACCAACATCAACACGGGTGTTGGTAGTCTGTGGTCGGCACTTTTAAAAGACAAGGGCCAGGCGGAAGATTTGATCGGGAATGTTGAAAGTATCACGATGGAAGACGGAACCCGAAACGGTATTCTGGCCTTCGCGAAATACTTCAAAGCCTTGACGCTTTGTAACCTCTATCAAAATTTTGAAGAAGCTCCCTTGATGAATTCCGCTGATGGCGATGCCGAATTCTCGGATTTCGACGCCGGAATGGCTGAAATAGTAAGCTTGCTAACAGAAGCGAAAAGTGCTGTTGCTTCAGGCCTGTCAAGCGATTTCATTTCAAATGTGATGGGAAATATTGATTTGGAAAGTTGCATCGACGCTTTGTTGTCCAGGGCTTATTTGTACCAGGGTGATTACACCAGCTGTATTAGTACTGCTCAGGGCATCGACCTGACAATGACTTCAACTTTTTCGTATGACAACGAAAATTATAACCCGGTATATGATTTTGCAGTGAACGGTTCTCCCTATCTGTTTCCGAAAGATAATTTCGGGTTGAAGGGTGATTACATTCCAGCAGATGGCGATGGTCGTTACGACTTCTATTTGGCGGCCCCGGATACCGTTGAGTTGGCCGAGCTGGGTGGAGCGACAATGAAACAAATTAAAGGTTTCTTCTCGACCTACAGTTCAGAAATACCGGTTTACCTGCCGGGTGAAGTTTTGTTGAACATTTCAGAAGCGTATGCGCGCTCTGGTCAGTTAACGCAAGCCGTTACTTATCTGAATGAAGTGCTCACCAAAACAAATGATGTGTATGGTGTAGAAGCGGGTTTGGAGGATCAGACAGACTATTTGAGTTCTCTGTCTCAAGCCGATTTATTGGAGGAGATTTACAAAAATCGCTGTATCGAGTTGTTCTTTACTGGTCAGCGTTTGGCAGATAGCCGACGTTTCCATCCCGATTTAGTGATCACTTCCGGAACTGATCTAACAAGTGAACGAAACCGGAATTACTATCCTTATCCGCAGGAGGAGCGGGATAATAATCCGAATTGCCCGGAGGATCCGGAAATTTAA
- a CDS encoding SusC/RagA family TonB-linked outer membrane protein, whose amino-acid sequence MKKTFLLIFLLAFLINAFAQGKMVSGVVTSASDGTTLPGVNISVKGTTKGTVSDIDGKYSLEVAEGDVLLFSFIGMKTQEVKVGASAVLDVAMAADALGLDEVVVTGAGALTKKKQLGNAISTIPAIDIQESGAISVGSALSGKLAGAQVMQNSGNPSGGISVRLRGASTVLGSSDPLYIIDGVVVNNESRELINLGGYTQNRLVDIEPQDIERVEVIKGAAAAAIYGSRASNGVVQIWTKRGSSERLDINVNSQLSVSEVRKTLPYNDVNLIWDGDGTTSTNADGTPVKRYNYQDLIFHTAVGTKNYVSLSRAKGDTKYFFSASHFDNEGIVNGTNFKRTTARLRIDDKLTSWMDMSVGTSISYNTSQNQFNNEDFNYGLLTSLLFADNSVDMRPTDGVYPSFGWITNIQEAIDLVDAQQINKRAITDFKLALHPFKGFSMDYTFGYDYSNSLGKLYVPVGFNTTPQGVSQKESLDEMKLNNDLNARYMFNINEDIVSTTAAGYSLQYEKYQILSLSAENLIPAVESSNAGTVTGRNDYMAEKSIRGYYLQQTFGYKDKLFLTGAIRVDESSVFGDDERRQTYPKVSGSYVVSDNDFWKESSFGNIVNTFKLRSSWGQAGNMTAIEAYDRYTNYSTVSIDGTTGLIKPSTLGNKDVKPERQTEFEVGTDLEFLSGRLGLEMTYYKQDIEDLLLERTLSPSTGAEYRVENVGTMTNKGFELLLKAAVIQKKDLNWDLTATFSTNKNKVDGIEGDIITYAWGESAAKNGYPLGVFYGYYYARNDDGSLLLTADGLPQREKGHYENNEPVSERDANGQPTGENLKKVIGDPNPDFIASLINEVRYKKWSFRVQFDAVQGYDVISWDKRILNRYAGGDGYAKELRGDRPKGWGVAEYSIYDSFIEDGSFVKLRELSLGYRIKPAVDWCESIKLSLTGRNLFSFDNYYGMDPEVNREGQSNVVRGNDMANVPIPRTIIFGVNVNF is encoded by the coding sequence ATGAAAAAAACTTTCTTGCTTATTTTTTTACTGGCATTTCTAATAAATGCCTTTGCTCAGGGGAAAATGGTCTCCGGAGTTGTTACATCTGCTTCTGATGGTACTACGTTGCCGGGTGTGAATATATCGGTAAAAGGGACCACAAAAGGGACTGTTAGTGATATTGATGGAAAGTACAGCCTTGAGGTCGCTGAAGGTGATGTACTACTCTTTTCATTCATCGGTATGAAAACCCAGGAGGTTAAAGTTGGTGCAAGCGCCGTGTTGGATGTTGCGATGGCAGCCGACGCGTTGGGCTTGGATGAGGTTGTTGTGACTGGTGCCGGTGCACTGACCAAAAAGAAACAGCTGGGTAACGCCATTTCTACGATTCCCGCGATTGATATTCAGGAATCGGGCGCTATCAGCGTTGGGAGCGCTTTGTCAGGTAAATTAGCCGGTGCGCAGGTAATGCAGAACTCGGGTAATCCATCGGGTGGTATTTCTGTTCGTCTTCGCGGTGCCAGTACGGTATTGGGTAGTTCTGACCCGCTGTACATCATTGACGGTGTAGTGGTAAACAACGAATCGCGTGAGTTGATCAATCTCGGCGGTTATACGCAAAACCGTTTGGTTGACATTGAACCACAGGATATTGAACGCGTTGAGGTAATTAAAGGTGCTGCCGCTGCAGCGATCTATGGTTCTCGTGCGAGTAACGGGGTTGTTCAGATCTGGACAAAACGCGGAAGCTCGGAGCGTTTGGATATCAATGTAAATTCACAACTTAGCGTTTCGGAAGTGCGCAAAACGTTGCCCTATAACGATGTGAACCTGATTTGGGATGGCGATGGAACGACTTCAACCAATGCTGATGGAACACCGGTTAAACGCTACAATTACCAGGATTTGATTTTCCACACTGCAGTTGGTACGAAAAACTACGTTTCACTTTCACGTGCCAAAGGCGATACCAAATACTTCTTTTCAGCATCACACTTCGATAACGAAGGTATTGTGAACGGCACGAATTTTAAACGGACAACTGCTCGTTTGCGGATTGATGATAAACTGACTTCGTGGATGGACATGAGTGTTGGTACAAGTATTTCATACAACACCAGCCAAAATCAGTTCAACAACGAGGATTTCAACTACGGACTTTTAACCAGCTTGTTGTTTGCCGATAACTCAGTTGACATGCGTCCTACTGATGGAGTGTACCCAAGTTTCGGATGGATCACAAACATTCAGGAAGCCATTGACCTGGTAGACGCGCAACAGATTAATAAGCGGGCGATTACCGATTTCAAATTGGCATTGCATCCGTTTAAAGGATTCTCCATGGATTATACCTTTGGTTACGACTACTCAAACTCGCTGGGTAAACTATATGTGCCGGTAGGTTTCAACACAACACCGCAAGGGGTTTCGCAAAAGGAAAGCCTGGACGAGATGAAGTTGAACAATGACCTGAATGCCCGTTACATGTTTAACATCAACGAAGACATTGTGTCGACAACAGCAGCAGGTTATAGCTTGCAATACGAAAAATACCAGATCCTTTCACTGTCTGCCGAGAATCTGATTCCTGCAGTTGAATCATCGAACGCCGGTACAGTTACCGGAAGAAATGATTACATGGCTGAAAAGTCGATCCGCGGCTATTATCTGCAACAGACTTTTGGCTACAAGGATAAGTTGTTCCTGACCGGAGCGATTCGTGTTGATGAATCATCGGTTTTTGGTGATGATGAAAGACGTCAGACTTATCCTAAAGTGAGTGGATCGTATGTTGTTTCTGACAATGACTTCTGGAAAGAAAGTTCATTTGGCAATATTGTCAATACCTTCAAACTGCGTTCTTCCTGGGGGCAGGCGGGTAATATGACTGCGATTGAAGCTTATGACCGTTACACCAACTACAGCACGGTTTCGATTGACGGAACAACCGGTTTGATCAAACCTTCAACTTTAGGTAATAAAGATGTGAAGCCGGAAAGACAAACAGAGTTTGAAGTTGGTACGGATCTGGAATTCCTCTCCGGAAGATTGGGGCTGGAGATGACTTACTACAAACAAGATATCGAGGACTTGTTGCTTGAACGCACACTTTCTCCTTCAACCGGCGCTGAATACCGTGTTGAGAACGTTGGAACAATGACCAATAAAGGTTTCGAGTTGTTGCTAAAAGCTGCAGTCATTCAGAAAAAAGATTTGAACTGGGATTTAACCGCAACCTTCAGTACAAACAAAAACAAGGTTGACGGAATTGAAGGTGATATCATCACTTACGCCTGGGGTGAATCGGCCGCGAAAAACGGCTATCCGCTGGGTGTTTTCTACGGTTACTACTATGCACGTAACGACGATGGTAGTTTGTTGCTGACAGCCGACGGTCTTCCGCAGCGTGAAAAAGGACATTATGAAAATAATGAACCTGTTTCTGAGCGCGACGCTAACGGACAGCCAACAGGTGAAAACCTGAAAAAGGTAATTGGTGATCCAAACCCTGATTTCATTGCTTCGTTGATCAACGAAGTGCGTTACAAAAAATGGTCATTCCGTGTGCAGTTTGATGCTGTGCAAGGTTACGATGTAATTAGCTGGGATAAACGTATTTTGAACCGTTATGCTGGTGGTGACGGTTATGCCAAAGAGTTGCGCGGCGATCGTCCGAAAGGCTGGGGGGTAGCTGAGTATAGTATTTACGATTCGTTCATCGAAGATGGATCATTTGTGAAGCTTCGCGAGCTGTCGTTAGGCTACCGGATTAAGCCGGCTGTTGACTGGTGCGAATCAATCAAGTTGAGTCTGACAGGGCGGAACTTGTTCTCATTCGACAATTACTACGGAATGGACCCCGAAGTTAACCGGGAAGGTCAGTCGAATGTGGTACGGGGTAACGATATGGCCAACGTGCCAATTCCGAGAACCATCATTTTTGGTGTGAATGTTAACTTTTAA
- a CDS encoding anhydro-N-acetylmuramic acid kinase — protein sequence MSKLYIGIMSGTSMDGIDAVLISFENGKLSHLADHTMAFPEALQADLHKLIGSFQTSLKDLGEIDHRLALCYAQAANELIEKAKVAATDIEAIGCHGQTVFHSPDTQHPFTMQLGDGNLIAARTGIKIITDFRRMDMAVGGGGAPLAPAFHQYFLNDHSENRCILNLGGIANITILDNDDNKVVGFDTGPANCLMNSWIKMKKGVEYDDNGDWARSGKVIQPLLDKMLKEPYFSLPAPKSTGRELFNLDWLNTQIKDLQHYKDGDIQATLLELTAKSIADAILVTAPQTSAVYACGGGVYNPYLLERISANLDGVKIGTTAELGTHPQWVEAIAFAWLAMRRMTNQHGNLPSVTGAKSKVLLGTIYDPATF from the coding sequence ATGAGCAAACTTTACATTGGCATAATGTCGGGAACGAGCATGGATGGAATCGATGCAGTTCTGATCTCGTTTGAAAATGGCAAACTGAGCCATTTAGCTGACCACACGATGGCATTTCCAGAAGCGCTTCAAGCCGATCTTCACAAATTAATTGGATCATTCCAAACAAGCTTGAAAGATCTGGGCGAGATTGATCACCGACTTGCTCTCTGTTACGCTCAAGCGGCCAACGAACTAATCGAAAAGGCCAAAGTAGCCGCAACTGACATTGAAGCTATTGGCTGCCACGGGCAAACTGTTTTTCACTCGCCCGATACGCAGCACCCCTTCACCATGCAACTAGGCGACGGCAACCTGATTGCTGCCCGAACCGGCATTAAAATCATTACCGACTTCCGACGAATGGATATGGCGGTTGGCGGCGGTGGCGCTCCGCTAGCACCGGCTTTTCACCAATACTTTCTGAACGACCATTCGGAGAACCGCTGCATTTTAAACCTGGGGGGCATTGCCAATATTACCATACTGGACAACGACGACAACAAAGTTGTTGGTTTCGATACCGGCCCAGCCAACTGCCTGATGAATAGCTGGATTAAAATGAAAAAAGGGGTGGAATATGACGACAATGGAGATTGGGCCAGATCGGGGAAAGTTATTCAGCCACTCCTTGACAAAATGCTAAAGGAACCGTATTTCAGTCTTCCGGCACCGAAAAGTACTGGTCGGGAACTATTCAACCTGGACTGGTTGAACACCCAGATAAAAGATTTGCAACATTATAAAGATGGGGACATCCAGGCAACGCTTTTGGAGTTGACAGCAAAATCCATTGCAGACGCCATTCTTGTGACTGCTCCGCAAACAAGTGCAGTTTATGCGTGTGGCGGCGGAGTTTACAATCCCTACCTCCTGGAGCGGATCTCCGCAAATTTAGATGGTGTAAAAATCGGCACAACAGCCGAACTAGGCACTCACCCGCAATGGGTTGAAGCAATTGCCTTTGCCTGGCTGGCCATGCGCCGCATGACAAACCAACACGGCAACCTGCCTTCTGTTACGGGAGCCAAATCGAAAGTTTTATTGGGAACGATATACGACCCGGCTACATTCTAG
- a CDS encoding sodium:solute symporter: MSTLLIAIIILAFFAVLMGVSWFTSRNADSETFFTGNRRSPWYLVAFGMIGSTISGVTFISVPGEVGNSAWTYLQFLMGNFIGYWIIALVLIPLYYRLNLVSIYTYLDERFGVRSYKTGAFFFLVSQTIGASFRLYLAAGVLQLAFFNDLGIPFGVTVLITLFLIWVYTYRAGIKTVVWTDSLQTFFILGAIGITIWVILKQMNLGFGDMFTVVDQHPYSRIFDWDWKSETNFFKQFLAGVGIVLTMNGLDQNMMQKNLTCKTRKDAQKNIYWFSFAFIIANIFFLSLGVLLYYYAQQKGISLPEHTDDLFPLLAMKYFGPLAGALFLLGILSAAYSSADSALTALTTSFCIDFLNLDPAGAKSKQTRMLVHVGFSLLMFLVIVVFRIINNESVVSAVFRVAGYTYGPLLGLFAFGILTKRQVIDRYVPVIGLLSPVLSYILNVNSEAWLFGYKIGFELLLVNGLIMFLGLLIVNRKDNPAN; encoded by the coding sequence ATGAGTACTTTATTGATTGCGATCATAATTCTAGCCTTTTTTGCCGTTTTAATGGGGGTATCGTGGTTTACCTCGCGTAATGCCGACAGCGAGACTTTCTTTACCGGTAACAGGCGCTCGCCGTGGTATTTGGTCGCTTTCGGGATGATCGGATCGACAATTTCGGGGGTGACTTTTATTTCTGTTCCGGGAGAGGTCGGCAATTCGGCCTGGACTTACCTTCAGTTTTTAATGGGGAACTTCATCGGTTACTGGATTATCGCGCTCGTCTTGATTCCGCTCTATTATCGGTTGAATTTAGTTTCCATTTATACCTACCTCGACGAGCGCTTTGGTGTTCGTTCGTACAAAACAGGTGCTTTTTTCTTTCTGGTTTCACAGACAATCGGAGCTTCCTTTCGTTTGTACCTGGCGGCCGGGGTATTGCAGCTTGCGTTCTTCAACGACCTGGGTATTCCTTTTGGTGTAACGGTCTTGATCACCCTGTTTTTGATCTGGGTGTACACTTACCGTGCGGGTATTAAAACCGTTGTTTGGACCGACTCGCTGCAAACATTTTTTATCCTCGGAGCGATCGGCATTACCATTTGGGTGATTCTGAAGCAGATGAACCTTGGCTTTGGTGACATGTTCACCGTGGTGGACCAGCACCCGTACAGTCGCATTTTTGATTGGGACTGGAAATCAGAAACAAACTTCTTCAAGCAATTTTTGGCCGGTGTTGGTATCGTGTTGACAATGAATGGTTTGGATCAGAACATGATGCAGAAAAACCTCACCTGTAAGACGCGCAAAGACGCACAGAAGAATATTTACTGGTTCAGTTTTGCCTTCATTATTGCCAATATTTTCTTTCTATCGCTCGGTGTTTTGTTGTATTACTACGCGCAGCAAAAAGGAATCAGCCTGCCTGAACACACGGACGATTTGTTCCCCTTGCTGGCCATGAAATACTTTGGGCCACTTGCAGGTGCGCTGTTCTTGCTTGGAATTTTGTCCGCTGCTTACTCCAGCGCCGATTCGGCCTTGACAGCTTTGACAACCTCGTTTTGTATTGACTTTTTAAACCTGGACCCCGCTGGTGCGAAAAGTAAGCAGACCCGAATGCTGGTGCACGTTGGGTTTTCATTGCTGATGTTTCTGGTGATTGTTGTCTTCCGCATTATCAATAACGAAAGTGTGGTGTCAGCTGTATTTCGTGTCGCCGGATACACTTACGGACCGTTGTTGGGCTTGTTTGCATTTGGTATCCTGACGAAGCGCCAAGTGATAGATCGCTACGTGCCGGTGATTGGTTTGCTTTCTCCGGTTTTATCTTACATCCTGAATGTGAATTCCGAAGCTTGGCTCTTTGGTTATAAAATCGGATTCGAGCTGTTGCTGGTGAATGGGCTAATCATGTTTCTCGGCTTGTTGATCGTTAACCGCAAAGACAACCCGGCAAACTAG